In Pseudomonadaceae bacterium SI-3, the sequence CAGCATTGATTTTCGCGGCCACCGCGTCGATTGCCGCTTCGACCTCGGCGTCGGAATAAAGGCAGTCGGCTTCAGCCATGATCTGGCTGATATGTGCAAGATCGACGGACATGGCGATGCTCCAAGACAGTTGAAAGATGAAGCAGCTCGACCAGCCGCCCTCAAATTAAGGGGCGCGACGATACCGATGCATCCAGGCACAGGGCAAGCCCTCTCGGATACATCAATAGCCGCTAACACCCTGATGCATTAATCTACGCCGGTTTATTTGACCGCCGGAGCCAACCATGACCACTCGAGAGATCCGCCACCCGCTTATTCGCCACAAACTTGGGTTGATGCGCCGTGCCGATATCAGTACCAAGAATTTTCGCGAACTGGCGCAGGAGGTGGGTTCGATCCTGACGTACGAAGCGACTCGCGACTTGCCGTTGGAAAACTACAGCATCGACGGCTGGTGCGGCCCGGTCCAGGTTGAAAAGATTTCTGGCAAGAAGATTACCGTTGTGCCGATTCTCCGTGCGGGAATCGGCATGCTCGACGGCGTACTCAGCCTGATACCAGGTGCCAAGGTCAGCGCGGTCGGCATTGCACGCAATGAGGAAACTCTGCAGGCGCACACTTACCTAGAGCGCCTCGTCGATGATCTCGACCAACGCCTGGCGATGATCATCGATCCGATGTTGGCGACCGGCGGATCGATGGTTGCAGCGATCGACATGCTGAAAAAGGCCGGGTGCAAGGAAATCCGCGCCCTGGTTCTGGTGGCTGCACCGGAAGGCATTGAGGCCGTGGAAAAGGCACACCCGGACGTCACCATCTATACGGCCTCCATTGATGACCGCCTAGACGAGAACGGCTACATCATGCCCGGCCTGGGCGATGCCGGAGACAAGATCTTCGGCACCAAGCAGAAGGACATCTGAGATGTCGCAACCCATGGAAGAACCGCTCGGACGCCAGGTGCTGGCCGGTGCGCAGATGCTGTTCGTGGCGTTCGGCGCGCTGGTGCTGATGCCGCTGATTACCGGGATGGACCCCAACGTCGCGCTGTTCACCGCCGGCATTGGCACCCTGTTGTTTCAACTGGTCACCAAACGCCAAGTACCCGTATTCCTGGCGTCGAGTTTCGCTTTCATCGCGCCTATCATCGCCGCCAAGGGTGACTTTGGTCTGCCAGCGGTGCTTGGCGGCGTGGTAGCGGCCGGCATCGTTTACATGTTTCTCGGCTTTGCGGTGCGCCTGAAAGGCCCTGGATTCATAGACCGGCTACTACCTCCCGTAGTGATCGCACCGGTGATCATCTCCATCGGTCTCGCCCTATCGCCCGTCGCAGTAAATATGGCCATGGGCAAAGCTGGTGACGGCAGCGCTCAGCTGGTGTCCTACACCACGGCCATGATGATCTCAATGCCCGCCCTGCTGACCACCCTGCTAGTGGCTGTCCTCGGCAAAGGTTTATTCCGGCTAGTACCGATCCTGGCTGGCGTCGCTGTGGGCTATGGTCTGTCGTTCGCGTTTGGTGTCGTGGATACGACCGGGATCGCGGCAGCACCATGGCTGGCAGTGCCGAACTTCGTCACACCGGAATTCCACTGGGGTGCAATTCTGTTCATGGTCCCGGTCGCGCTAGCACCCGCTATCGAGCACATCGGTGGCGTGGTGGCGATTGGTGGCGTGACGGGCAACAACTTCATCAAGAAACCGGGGCTGCACCGCACGCTCCTGGGTGACGGCTTGGCGACTTCAGCAGCGGGATTGTTCGGCGGCCCGCCTAACACCACGTATGCGGAAGTGACCGGCGCGGTGATGCTCACCAAGAACTACAACCCGAAAATCATGACCTGGGCGGCGGTCTTCGCCATTGTCCTGGCATTCATTGGGAAGTTTGGAGCTGGACTGCTGAGCATTCCGGTGCCAGTCATGGGCGGCATCCTCTGCCTGTTGTTCGGTTCAATCGCGGTGGTTGGCCTGAGCACACTGATTCGCCATCAGGTGGACCTGGCCGAAGCGCGCAACCTCATCATCGTGTCCGTGACGCTGGTGTTCGGCATAGGCGGCATGACGTTCGGCTACGGGGAATTCAGCCTGTCCGGTATCTCGTTATGCGCCATCATCGCGCTGTTACTCAACTTGGTGCTGCCCGGCGGTGAAGGCTGGAAAAACAAGCAAATCGAAGAA encodes:
- a CDS encoding uracil permease, producing the protein MSQPMEEPLGRQVLAGAQMLFVAFGALVLMPLITGMDPNVALFTAGIGTLLFQLVTKRQVPVFLASSFAFIAPIIAAKGDFGLPAVLGGVVAAGIVYMFLGFAVRLKGPGFIDRLLPPVVIAPVIISIGLALSPVAVNMAMGKAGDGSAQLVSYTTAMMISMPALLTTLLVAVLGKGLFRLVPILAGVAVGYGLSFAFGVVDTTGIAAAPWLAVPNFVTPEFHWGAILFMVPVALAPAIEHIGGVVAIGGVTGNNFIKKPGLHRTLLGDGLATSAAGLFGGPPNTTYAEVTGAVMLTKNYNPKIMTWAAVFAIVLAFIGKFGAGLLSIPVPVMGGILCLLFGSIAVVGLSTLIRHQVDLAEARNLIIVSVTLVFGIGGMTFGYGEFSLSGISLCAIIALLLNLVLPGGEGWKNKQIEENS
- the upp gene encoding uracil phosphoribosyltransferase, which gives rise to MTTREIRHPLIRHKLGLMRRADISTKNFRELAQEVGSILTYEATRDLPLENYSIDGWCGPVQVEKISGKKITVVPILRAGIGMLDGVLSLIPGAKVSAVGIARNEETLQAHTYLERLVDDLDQRLAMIIDPMLATGGSMVAAIDMLKKAGCKEIRALVLVAAPEGIEAVEKAHPDVTIYTASIDDRLDENGYIMPGLGDAGDKIFGTKQKDI